The uncultured Bacteroides sp. DNA segment AACTTCTTGCCATACTGTATATTCAATATTTGATAAAGCAACACACCCGTTTTCTCTATATATTCCTTTAACCCCTCCATCACTTCATCCAGTTGCTCGGGCACGTAGACGGCAGGTTTAACTTTAACAATCTATGCAAGAAGTGAATATGGCAATCTTAACCACATACGTACTCACGGAAATTTTCAAAGGCAAATATTACACGCTTCACTCCGTCGGGTGCTTCCTCCACATTGCGTTGTGCACAAGATGCCACACAGCGGATTCCTGCTCTTTGAAGTTTGCGCAAGAGCGAAAAACAAAAAGTGAGTTCCCCCATCAGGTGAACGGTCACTTGTTTGTGCCCGCTTCCCATCGCTATGACTTTATCAAAATATTCAGAAGAGAGTTTTTCTATTTGTTCTTCATTCCACGATGGATTAATAGCAGGGAAGGGTAAATCAATACATTCACCATATACTTCTGCGGCTTGGTGTTGTTTGGTACTCCAAGAAGAGAATGGATGGTTTGATAGGTTAATTAGCATAGCGTTATTAAAATCAATACCTACCCCCCTATCTATTCCATAAAATAATATTTTCTCAAAAGAGTCTAAGCATTTCTCTATATTCGAGATGATACTTTTTGACGTTTTAGGATCTTCTCTCATCCCTGAATGATCCACATCATTTCTAATCTTATTCAGTTTTACAAAATCAGCAACGATATTTTTATCTTTCAAATATTCGTCAGCTAAAATAGTTTCGACTATAGATAAAATATCTTCAGCATACAATTCCCCCCTTTGTTTCAAACTAAGAATATAAAAAGCAGAGTTAACGTTTTTCCGTTCTTCCTCAACTTTAATATTCAAATTATGTCTTTGACAGAAGAAAGTAACAACACCTTCTTGTAATATGGTTACTGCCTGTTGGTACATCTTATTATTAAAGCACCATCTTGCGGCAGCGATAGCAAGACCTCCACTTTCTTTCCCACTGAAACAAGAAAAACTCTCCTCAATCTTCTTAATAATTGGAGAGAAAGGCTTTATAAAATCTTTATCTACTTCATTCAAAGCAAGAATTACATTGTTAATCTTGCCACCATGATAAATATCCAATCCGCGACATGTTGTCATAGTATCTACAAAACAAGCAAGGTCGTTTACCAACCTTCTTACAGATGCTGCCTTGTTGTCTTTCCCTTGAGTTTCCTTCATGACGGGAGTAACCTTATCCATTGAGAGGTTAGCAATCTGTTTTGCATTACCATTCTTTATATAATCCGCTGCAGCAAAAGTCCAATCTTGCAATAACGAAAGCGGCAATAAATCTACAATAGGAGCCTCATTTGTAACCTTGTTGCGCGCTTCATAATTACCATAAGATATATGCTTGGTAGTCATGTTCTTTAGAAACTTGGCATAATTGTTCAAAACCAATACAAGCATAGGCAAATAGCGAAAACTATGCGTCACATCGAAATAAAGTTCGTCACCTTCTTGTAGTTCTTCGAATATTGTACCAAATATCTGCCACATTTCGTCTTCATCTTTTCCATCAGGAATATCCCTAAAACTAGCTTCAAATGGCAAGGACATTTTAGCAATGAGACTTTCCAAACTCTCATAAGATTCTTCTTCTTTGGCCTCTGGATACTTCTTGCGTTTGGTAATTGACTTATCCCAATTAGTAATTTTAGCTTTCTCTGTCAGCAGAAACAATACTTTATCTTTATCACTCCACGTCTTAGCTCCGATTAGTTCAAGCGTAGCTTGCTGAATAAAGCGAGTTTCAGACGAAACAAAATCATTCTTCACAGACACATATTTGCAAGATGCATAAAATCCTGTTCCTAATACGGAAACAAATACCTTTCTAGACATTTCTTTATTTTTTATTTATTTCAATCTCATCAGGCTGTCAATCAACAATACCCAAATAAATAGGATAAATTTGCCCACCAATTAGCGCAATGTGTATTTTCTTTTTCTCCATTAATCACCCTGCTATTCTTTAACCATTCCTCTCGTACTTATTTGTTCTTCAATGCATTGGCAACGTTTCATATTCTTGTCCTTTTTAGCATCTCCGTCTATCTTCCAGATCTTCTCTGAAATCAGTTTGTCCTTAAGCCACTGAAAAAAGTCTTTAGTCAAATCAACATTAGCTAGTGAGTCATTTATCAAACTACCGTATTGAGTTGAAGAAGCTCCTTCATATTTCTCTTTTTCTCTATCATCCGGTGATAATTTAGACAAACGATCCTGCTCCTTTCGTTCAGCCTGTTCTTTACACATTATATATAAAGAATTAGGTTTAAAACAGGCATTTCTAAGAATAGAATATGGCTGTAAAAACTCCTTCTTTTTTTTGATGTTTATAAAGTCATTAAGCTTGGAATCTGTATTCATTGACATATATCTAAATTGAGCGCCATCACCTACAACTTGCTCATGAGCCATAGTGAATAGCTCTACTATAGAACGAGAAGAGCACCAATTTCCCATTTCTTTTAAAAGAGCCTCTTCAAATTTAGCCATAAACTCAATCTCTTCACCTGCTCTATCACCTATTAATGTAGCTTTAATAGAAACCTTTCCAAAGCCAAATGGTTTGCCTTGACCTATTTGATGAAAACAACCTTCTGTACCATGAAAGGTCAAAGCTGATAATAACGCTCCTAGTTCTATTTCTCTCAAATTATGAAATTTGACCTTGCCATCAAATTTAGTATCCTTTCCAAGCGGACGAATAGGAGTATCAATATTTTCATTGCCAGTATTAGCATTCCAAGTTTTTTCTCTTACCGGATATCGTTTCCATCCTGCCAATTTACCATCATTATAGGTTTCGTATTTGTCTGTCTCTCCATTCGCACCATTCTGCCGAATATAAAAGGGATAATAGGACGCTTTCGGAGATCCTAAAGATAAAGATATATCACCACCACCTATCTCTGCTTTTTCAGTAAATGCATTAGTAAACAAGACTCTACCTTTCAGTAAAGCATTCTCATTGATGCTTCCAAATATACATTCCGCCAAATCCATTGAAGAAGTCTTTTTATGCTCGTCATTCAATAAATCATAAGGTGAATTCTCGTATGGCAATTTATAGAGATAAGCTAAGCCAAAATCCTTTATTTCTATTTTCTCCTTTTGAACTGTTTTTCTAAAAAATACAGGGATACCTTTTCCTTTCAGTTGCTCTTTAGCATGCGCCCAATCAGGTGAATCTACATAAATAAATTTGAAATGATCAAAATCACTCTTTGATATATTATAAGAGCCAACCTGTTTATCAAGAAATACAAATTCATAAAATTTGCCACCACGATCTTTTCGAGGCCATAACCAAGGATCCGGTTGGCCAGTTAGAACAATATCACCTTTAATCTCACCATTACTGCTATATCTTAACCCTTTATTCTTTTCTATATCCTTTGTGAAAGTAAGATTTTGTAATTCACACCCCTCAAGTAGCTTATATTTAAAAACAGCTGTCTTAGGATCAAAGTCCTTCCCTTCGATAGGAAATGGCTCACTCAAATCTATACCTTTCGACTGCGAAAAGTAGTTTGTCATTTTAGAATCACCTAGATACTCATCAATTCGTTTATGGCTTATTCTATAAGGTTTATCACAATCTATAATTTCATAATCATTTCCTTTAGAGCGTAGCCAACCGCAACAAATTTCATTTTGTACTTTAGGAGAACGCAACGTGTACAATATTTCATTATCCCAGTCTCTTTGTGCATACATTGCTTTTTTGTCTAAATGCATTTTCCCAAAACTCATAATCTCCAACACATTACGAATGGAGCCTTTTAGAGAGGTTGCAGGAATAAAGTATCGATTATCAAGATGACTAAACGATCTGTACTCAGATGTTTTATCTTCTGCATCTTTACGGGTATGCCCATTACGAACGAATATAGGAGATTCCGCAGTTATGTTAAGTTTTATAATGCCACTTATACCATCCGAGAAAGGTTTATCATGGGATATCTGGCTGGCCCACTCTGGGGTATAAACCTCCTCTGATAGTGGCACAAAATTAAAAGGTGCTTTTATTGTTGGCATACTTATTCCTCCTCTTTCTTAAATCCTACAAATACATATTCCGCTGGCTGTAAAACATCCATTCCTCCATCACAAAGTTCATCTTCATAAGGACGCCAATATTGATTAAAGAGCAAACGCCTCGTGCTATCGAAACTGGACAAATACTCATGAGAAGTTTTATCCACATCTTTGAGGCTATTCAGATCGTACTTATTAACGTAATATTTTCCATCTACGTATTTAATGCTGTATGAGTAATTATCGTCAACCAAGAATCCTTCTACGATAAAAGGATTTTTAGTTTCATCCAACTCTAATTCTACTTCCTCATTATCATAGATATCGATCTTAGGTGCTTTAATATCACTCTTCCACACATATCCTTGGTATGTTGATTTCTCTATTCTCTCATTCATAATACAAGCCCCTCCGGTTTTATTAATTCACCTCTAAAACATCCGTTCCCTCTGTTTACTCCACCACCTAACGGAAGCATTTCTTCACATAGATCCTTCAATGCAAGATGAAAAGCTTCAGGAATAGTGCTTTCTTCTTTTATATCTTTATCTCCCTGAAAGATCTTTTTGTTAACAAAGAAGCGGAGAGAATAAGATTGACCGTTTCCAACAGTCACCTCTTCAGTGAAGAGTGCGCCTTTAATGGCGCCACCTGTGAATCGGTCGATAGAGACATGATTTAAAAGTTTCTTTTTTGTTTTCCCTTTAGGAGGCTCTATTATATCCGAGATAAGAAGATTCCCCGGCAACCTCTTCTCCGCATCTTCACTACCAAACAAAGCAAGCACTGCCGGGTTTTCAGTTCCTACCAAAGGCTGCTTGTCTTTATCTGTATTATCAGCAAAACGCTTATTCAATTTGTTCCAGTAGAACGCCACACGATGTGCCAAGGCTCCTTTCACTGATGCGGCGGGTATTAATATATTATCATCTTTAAAAACAGTTTTCTCTCTGCTCCAATCAATATAAGCTTCAGAAACCGGAGTCATCTTTGCTTTATCGTTGCTAAAGCCGGAACCAAACAAGAAGAAATCTTCTGCAGTAAGTTCTAAAAGATATTCTTCCCATCCAGGGTGATTATCGACATCCTTTTTGACAGTATTTATCTTATCCCAGAAATCAGTATTAGAAAGATCTGATGATTTATTCATATAAGAATCCAGATCATCTTTCAGCTCCAAGTTCAGGGTTTTCGTTTTGCATTCTACTATTTTCATCTCGCCAAATCCACTGCGAGAACCTCCTCCTACACGGAAGACATTAGAATATAAACGGCTCAATATCTCGTCCAACCGAGTACACTCTTCCTCTTGGGCAAGCAGTTCTATCTCAAAGCAGAAACGCGTACCTTTATAAACGACCTGTTCATCAAATTTTCCTCTGTCCTGACTCACTCCCTGATCGTCAATCTTCACATGCTGCCGAATAGGCAAGTTGTTGAAGTGGCGGTAGAAAGCATGCTCAAAGTCAATCTTTTGCAATCCGTCAAGAACGCAACCATCGACACCTACCATGCGTCCTTCCGAGAATATCACTTTAGAGCCTTCACCTTCTTTCGACTTTTTCTCTTCTTGATATCCAAAAAAAGTCTTCGCTTGCTCTTCGCCTATAGCATGCCGTATAATACCAGCTAAAGTAGTGCCCGGAATATAAGGCAGCCCATTAACATCGGTTGTAACCAAAGCTTTGGTCATCATATTTTTCTGCCCCGTTCCAATACTTAGCGCCGTTGCTGCTTCCATGACTGTTTTGGCCAAGAAGCGATAATTATATCTCACCTTCTGTTCTCCCATAACTACTTTTGCTTATCTTTATTATTAGCTATTTCATTAGCCATTGTAGCCGCCAAATGGATTACGGCGAGTATTACAAGCCTATCTTCCTCTTTACTATTATCTTCCTTTATTCTCTTACTTTCTATAAAAGCTATAACTTTTTCGAGGCGGCCACGCTCTTGCCATTTGTCTGAAGCTACTCCATGTGTAAGATATGCATTCTCCCCATCATATAATTTCGCCGCTAAATCCTCCGCATTTTTTGCGGTCGTTGCCAAGCTACGAATAGTGCCCCATTGAGAAGAAAACTCATCATCACAGAAGAAAGAAAGATTATCTTTTCTGAAATCATCAACAAAATCATCAACAGATTGATAAATCGCATTCAGGTTGATCTCTTCTTTTTCTTGCCGCACTAGGTAATCAATAAGAGAATTGGGGGTTGACTCTGAAAAATCCTGTTTCAAAGAGTCAGGGTCTGTCTCTGAAGGGCTCTGTTTTTTTCTCAATTCATAGATAGCTGATCCGTTTTGATTCGCTTTCAAGAAACTCGGATTATAAATAACCCGACCAAATCCTTCATTCTGGTAACAACCCACATACGCTGATGCGAGTGGAGAAGTTTTTGTTTCAACAACAAAAACGCTCCCTTTCTCTATTCCACAACGATCCGCATCTCGTGCCTGACGCTTATAATTCCACGGAGCATACTGAAAAGTACGAAGCTGAGATTTTTCCCAAACAATTGTTCCATCTTCAAATCCCAGATCTTTGGCAGAAGGCCTAAATATAGGAAGGCCATATTCATCTAAAAAGATAAGTCGGCTATCGGCATAAACAATAGCACAAGTTTTTACGCTACCATCTTGCTCTATGCGACACAAGTCTTGAGTCGATTCCACATTCTCAAAATGAACCGCTTCAATCTTAACTAATCCATATTGAGCCGTGCGAGAACGCCCTACGTGCTTCACGCCCTCAAGCACACTGCTCAACAGTCCCGCATGACTTTCCACTTCACTATTGGCAAAAGAGACTTCAAAGAAGAATTCAGTTCCTTTATCTATGGATTGATAGCCATACATCTGTTCGTCTTTTGATCGACGCTTATCTCTATCATAAGCCGATTTTATTGCAAAACTTTTAAGAACATTTGCTTCCAGTCCGTAATGCTCTTTAGTGTTAAAGGCATAGAAATCTTCACGGCATTGCTTTAGCTGGATGGAATCACCTTTATCATCCTCTGCGTAATAGTGGTGAATATAACAACCATCTGTCGGCTTTTTAAGTTTAGGATAGTACATTGAAGCAGGTACCCTGAGTGCTCTTGTTTTTTCCGATGCAGGATGCGCGTCACCAAAACGAACTTTACCACTATGAAAAATGAGCAAACGAGCTTCATTATCTAACACTTCATCTTTATACAACGCGCTTGCAGCTATGCCGAGAAAGTTACTTCCCGGTATAAAATCGAGTGTTGCCTGACTCCCTTCGGTGGCGCTCTTTTGGTTAATGATAACATCCGAAAGCAAAGTACACTTAAATTGTAATGGATTCATTCGTTACCTCCTTTTGCTATAGTAATTTGACATCTCCCTAACCCACGATTACGACTCTGCCCTAAACGTTTGATCAGTTTTAAACTATCTTGCAATTCTGAAGCAAATTCATCTGGCACATTCAGTATACTGCCTAGCATTACGCAAGGCACAACGACTTCCATTCTACGTAGACTAAAATCCTTGGCAACCCCATCGGGCTCTATGGCCGTAGATGTCACTGTACGATAAAGAAATCGCCCCAATTTATCTGAAACAATCCTACTAACCAACTCCTCAGGCAATTCGGCGTTAGTGAAAAAAGCTTCTCCCTTTCTTAGCGTTTCTTTTTCTTCAAAGTAGCCAAAAGTCTGCTTCAAGCCCAACTGCTTAGCACCAGATTCACCTCTAAAAGCTAACAAATCTTCTACCGCTTCCAATATCAGGCCTTTCAATGTTTTTCCGGGGATAAAGGGTAGTCCTTTTTTATCTTTTATCACAAGTTGATCAATATCAGCACCAGCCGACAAGCCTGATCCGCAATGCCAATCTGAATAAAATTCTATTTTGTAGTTGATATCCATTTACTGATCCTCCACTTTATTTGTTTCTTGATACATAATAGAAAAGATTGACAATATATCGTATGTCGGATAACACTGTAAGGCTTTTGCTTTCGTCCCTCTTGTAACAGGCGTTGTTGCTCGAGAGAGCAACTCTCCCAAGTTCTTATCTTCAATGATAGATACAACCCTATCCATTTTTAGTTCGGCTGCATGCGATCCACTATCAGATAATATCGTTATCCACTGACGCAAATGAGACTTCACAGCATTCCCTTCCTTTGATTTTAGCAACATCACATTCTCCATTATTCTGTCAATAGTCCATCTGTCTTTTTCACCATTAGGAAGTGATAGATAATAAGGTCCGAACTCAAATGACAAAGACTCTTGAGGCGTAAGTTCCCGCTTCACTATTTCATCATACTCTTCCACAAAACTATCTTGTACTTTATGGAACATTAAGCATGAAAGCGGCAATCCGTCAATCGCCATTGCGTCACTCTTTGCGTCCTTCTTCGCTCTGGAGCAAAGAGCTTCAGCTAAATGATATCCATAATGGAAAGGAAAAGAAGATTTAATAAATGCAATGCCTGCACAAGCAGTAAGCCTATCTTTGCCTTTATCAAATACGCGATATTCCTTTAACATAGGCCCTAGATTCTTTGCTGTTTCTTCTTCAAAAGCTCTTAGAAACTCTTGCGTATAAGAGATTGCAATATCTGCACGGCAAATGATCGTCATATCATCGCCTCCCAGCACTATGGGACGAAGGGGAATATTGGCTCTTTCACCAATCTTGAATTCTTCTTTCACTTTTTGAAAAGCTGAATTTGCTGCTGCGATTGTTGATCTATCCAGTGATTGAGAAAATTCTCTGAACTTCACTTTGTCCGCACCTAACTTTCGAACAACCTGCCCCAAGCTATTACCATCTGCATGAATAATGGCAATCCAATCATTCTTTCCTACGAACTTATCTATATCAGAAGTTATCTGCCCACTCTCGAACTGGCCTCTTCCGAAACTCTTTTCACAGAGTTTTGGAGTCAGCTCTTTCCTACGTTTAGCCAAAGTACTTTCATCCAGATACTCCCAATTTTTTTTATCTGTTTTATCGATGTTAACAGCGGGTAATCCGGTTGTCCTTGAACGTAACATCCCTGTTATCCCCAAAGTGGTGCTACGCATCGGCTTGTTACGCTGGATATGAAGACGCTGTTCAAGCTGTTTCACATCTGTCCCAAAGTTATCAGTCATCTTAACCACCGCCTGACTAATAGTAATTCCCGGAGCCATTTCGATAATTTTTCTGGGAAAGATTTTCACCACTCGTTCACACTCTTCTCTCGATTGAAACACATACTTAATGTTGCCCGCAGCGGTAGTGATGGCATTAGGATCTTCTTTAAGTTCTTCGGGTCTTTTATTCAAAGCAGAGGCAAAGTGAACGGTACATATTTGTTCAACCAACTCACTGGCACCCACAATATCTTTCAGTTTATTGGTTTGAAAGATAAAGTCCTGAATTCCCTGTACTGCAGCACCATACAAATATTCGGTGTTCTCCATATATCTTATTGTTTATTAGGTTTTACTTGCGTCACTATCCCGTAGCCAAGGCTGGCATTCTTACCTATGCCGATAAATTCGGGTAGAGAGATGTTACATTGAAACTCAATATCAAAAGCCATCAGCTTCACACCTTTATTCATCACAAGAACGGGGTCGTTCAAAACTGTCAACTTACATTTTATCTCAGAGTCCAAATAAATGCCAATTCCTTTGGTAAATGAAAGAAGATTGCCAATCAGAATTTTCTCCAATAAAGCAATCTTTTCGCTGAGTCCATCCATCTGTATATATTCCTTATAATTGTCAGAGTTCAGAGGAAGCCATTTACGGATGCGATAATGAAACGGTGACTCCCAAAGCTGAACGAGACATTGGTTCGCTTTGACGGAGTTAACTTTCATTTCCAAAGAGCGACTAGCTAACTGGAAAGAAAAATTGCATTCGGAGAAGAATTGCCCAATTGCTTCCGTGCCCTCATTTATGCACACAATGGCGGCGCACCCATTGATTCTTTTGTATTGAATAAGTGGATAAGAATATCGATAATTATCTTCCTGATGATTATGAAATAAAACATTTGCTTCTTTGCTAATAGCCTGAATGACAGCCCCTCTAAAGAGAGTGATCTCTTTTTGATGAATGGGGTTTTCGAATTTAAGAATCAATACACGTGTGTAGATCATAGTAGTTTTAATATAGTGCTCTAATTATGCTAAATATTACAAATGCAATATTCGTAATTTTTTAATCTAAATGCAAGAAAAAGCGAGAATAAATATTTTATAATTTAATGGAGCAATAAAACTTAGCATTATTCCACGTATTCATCTTTCGTTTACGCACAATTTGGGCACTTTTCTTTTCGTCGCAACGACTCTTAATCCTTGTTTTAATGGAAGTGACTCTTGGAGTGGTTTGAAATCGCTATAGAGGTATATCTGAGCTAGTCTTAATCCTTATTCTACTGGAAGTGACTCTTGGAGTTACATTCTTTTGGTTACAATAAATCTGAGAATTTTGTGTCTTAATCCTTATTCTACTGGAAGTGACTCTTGGAGATGTTCGGTGTTTGCTTTGCGCGAATAAATACTTCAGTCTTAATCCTTATTCTACTGGAAGTGACTCTTGGAGATTAAAATTTATCAAAAAATGACAAAAAAAACAGTTGTCTTAATCCTTATTCTACTGGAAGTGACTCTTGGAGACAATGAACTATTACCCGTAAGCCTTGATTTAGCAATAGTCTTAATCCTTATTCTACTGGAAGTGACTCTTGGAGCCAATGAATTCACAGAAGCTCTGTTAGAATGGTGTCTTAATCCTTATTCTACTGGAAGTGACTCTTGGAGCTATATTTCGTTTGTAATCAATTAATCAATAAAGATATGGTCTTAATCCTTATTCTACTGGAAGTGACTCTTGGAGACAACGAGCCAAATGATTATTACATTGAGCCTGAAAGTCGTCTTAATCCTTATTCTACTGGAAGTGACTCTTGGAGCCTCCCGATTGGATCGACTCTAGCTGACTACTTAGCTGTCTTAATCCTTATTCTACTGGAAGTGACTCTTGGAGATAATTAACGTGTTTAATATTAGTTAATTGTGGTCTTAATCCTTATTCTACTGGAAGTGACTCTTGGAGTATGAAAGCAATTAGTTACCTTAACGCATTAACATGCAGTCTTAATCCTTATTCTACTGGAAGTGACTCTTGGAGAAAACGTGGAAGATAAGAATTGGCAACTAACACAAAGTCTTAATCCTTATTCTACTGGAAGTGACTCTTGGAGGGCAAAAATTGTATCTAGCTGAAAAACAGCTATTTACACCATAAAAACACATGAAAATGAAGCATTTAGCTCCAAAAACAGGTACCTTTTTAGCGGGTGCAAAGGTAATATATTAAAATGGAAAGATGTCAAAGAACGCCAAGAAAAAAAACTCTAAAAAAATAGGGCCTTTTTAGAGTGAAGAATAATAATCTCTGGATGCAAATCCCCGAGAATGCAATATTCGGCATTTTTCAATGCAAATGCAAGGAAAAGATGAAAATATTTGATTCTCAGAAGTCCAAAAAAGAAGTAACTCATTTTTTTAATGACTAATCTTTCTAACCTTCACCTCACAAGCTTCTTCCGCTGCCCTATAAAGATCTAACACACATTCGGAGAAGCTAGATTCCTCTGCATTTCCCGACTCCAACTTCAAGAAATCACTCTTCGGTATGCGATCCACATCGGACAAGTGATAATAAGCATCCTCATAATTCTCTCTCACTCCATCATAAAGACAATAGTACGTAAAGAGTCGATCCATTGTTTCCCATTTCAAACTTTTACCACCTTCTATCCTGTAAAGAGTCTGCGTTGACATTTTCATGTCTGAAGCGACCTTTTCCTGAGTTAAATGCAACTCTTCTAATGCTGTCTCTCTGATCTGCCTTAAGAAAAAACCCGCATGTACTGAAAACCGATTGTTTACCATTCTGAGTCTAGTTGTTTTAATAAAAATATTTTTCACAGGCGGCAAAGATAAAAAAGAAAAACACGCAGGCTCTCTACAGAAGTGTCGGAAAATGATGGTTTGTCACCCAAAAAGATCACTTTACGACACTTCTGTAGGGAGAGCAATAGAATATTATCCATAGATTTGCATCATAATTAAACAACATAAGAACATCATGAAGAAAAGCGAAGATTTTCATTATCAGCAAGTTATGTTTCGTGCGGCATGCATCCGAAAAGAGAGAATGATCACAATGGAAGAGGCCATTCATCTGGCGGAAAAAATAGAAGCACTTTTTGATTGTATGCTTTCAGGAGAGGCGGATTTTTCGTATATCCGGCAAGATGGAGAGACAGAACATACACGTGGTACACTGATAAACTACCAAAAAGTGTTCAAACGTCCCTGCGTTTCGTACCCGGAAAATGTATTTATGCTCTACTATGATTTAAACACTGAACGATGGCGCACTTTTCACGTGGCATTTTTGCTATAGTGTAAAAATAAAGCACCTACCCCTACAGGCCTTCTGAGAGGGGTTTGGTGAACTAGTTAGTTAACCGCGGTGAGTTAACTAGTTCACCGTGGTTAACTAACTAGTTCACCACGGTGAAGTTATATGATCGCTTTTAAAACACTTATTTGTAAATAATAAAGAATAATAAGATTATGGCAAGACCTGAAAAAAGAGGATTGGATTATTTTCCATTGGACGTGGACTTTATGCGAAATCGCAAAGTGCGACGCATCAACCGTATGCATGGGGCTCTGGGAATAATCGTCATCATCGAACTTTACGGTAGAATTTATCACGAAAACGGCTACTACCTGTCGTGGGACGAAGACACTTGTTTTGACATCTACGAGGAATTGAATACTGAAAATCCCGAACAGATACAAGCGATTGTAGAATCTTGCTTGCAGGTGGGACTTTTTCATGCCGAACTTTACGAAACTCAACATGTGCTCACCTCCAACGGGGTGCAACGTCGCTACAAAGCTTGCTGTGGCCGCAGAGGTTACGTACGAATATCTCCGGAGCTCAACCTCATCGAGTGTCCGCAGGAGGAAAAAGAAGTGAAA contains these protein-coding regions:
- a CDS encoding SH3 beta-barrel fold-containing protein; its protein translation is MKKSEDFHYQQVMFRAACIRKERMITMEEAIHLAEKIEALFDCMLSGEADFSYIRQDGETEHTRGTLINYQKVFKRPCVSYPENVFMLYYDLNTERWRTFHVAFLL